The window CTTCAAGAAAGGAATGGGAACTCTGACCGATGCAATGCCCGAGACAATCCCCGCCATGGCTGGCTTTATGGGAACTGCCGCCAAAGACGGCGCATTGACCTACCGAGAGAAGGAACTTGTGGCAATCGGCGTCGCTTTGTATACGCGCTGCCCCGAATGTATCGCCGTTCACTGCCAAAAGGCCCTTGAGGCAGGCTGTACCCGGGAGGAGATACTCGAGGCTGCGGGCATGGCAATGGTTTTTGGCGGTGGCCCTGTTCTTGGATCCAGCGCTACGTTGTTGCTGGAGTGTCTGGATGAATTTGCGAAATAACTTAAAAGAGCAGACACTGGTCGAATGTGGCGGAATATCAATTACATTTCATAACATCCAGATAACCAATCAACTTTACCAGAGTGAAAACCATGTTAAACGTTAGCGATCTCGCAGTCGATAAACTGCACGAATATTTGCAAGCCAATAATATCTCTTCACCTCTCAGGGTGGCACTTTTACCTGGGGGATGCGCAGGTCAGACGCTCGGCCTTGCTCTGGATGACGAGAAAGCGACTGATGAGTCCTTCAAAAAAAACGAGATTACCTTTCTGGTGGAGAAAATCCTGCTTGAGCAGTGCGGTTCCATAACCGTAGATTATGTGGAGGCCGGTGCAAAATCCGGTTTCAGCATCAGCACGACAAAGCCATTGCCAACTACAGGGGGCGGATGCAACTCCACATCCTGCGGAACAGGTGGATGCAGTTGTTGACCGAATGAGGATACACACCTCACCGACGGGTAAGCTGAGGGCGCCCTGGGCGGCCCGCCGCTTACCCGCATCTAGTTGAAATTGCCATATCGAAGATCAGAAATTCTTCCAGTACTACCTATATACCACCTTCCTCTTGTTCACCTCTAAAACAGCCTTGTTCTGGGCACCCTTATAATCACATTCTGTGAAAACTAGAGCCGATTAAGAGTTAGCTTCATCATGTCTAACGAATATTATACAAATACTGGGGGCAGACCATTGTTTAGAGTGAAACTGATGGCTGGAGAGATTGCCACATACACCCTTCAGATAAGTTCTTGAACAGAAATTGTCCAATTATTTGAATTATTGTGATTTTTACTTGACCACGTCATCCCTACAGCATCATGCAAAGAGGAGAGTCAGAATCAATCGTGGTCTGTCCCGAATGGCGCTAGTTTAAGCCTTTTTTTCATATCTGCTCCGATGCTGTATTTCGACCATTTCACTCCTAGGTTTGTTGAGTAACTGATAAGGTTTTGGTCTTCGCTTAAGACACCGCGGATCGCTTCGTCCAGGCCTGTCGAAAACTTTGCAACGAGCCACGACAAAGGATAAATCTGAGAGCATGTTTTGTCTTTCATTTGTGCTCAACCTAGAGGACCCCAACCGTGGTTCCCAACTTCTAATAGCCTGTAGACTTCCTTTGAAACTGATAGACCGGATATCAATGTCTACCAGCTGTGTCGCTTGTAACATTATGCGCCGGATGCAGTTGTACGCTATGAAGTACATTAAAATTTCTTTCTTTATCATTTCAGGCGATTGGCACCGGAGGATATCAAATCCCATCGTTGTCTTGATATCACGAAAGAAAAGTTCGACATCCCAACGCTTAAGGTATAACGCTGCAATTTCGTCTTTCAGGTACTGATCTTGATCGATTAGCGTGGTAACAATATGAAATTCTTTTGTTCTAAACCCTGATTGAGTCACCTTTACTTTGATTTGTCTCATAACGAGTTTGTCGGGAAGGTCCTCCCAGGTTTTCCGCGAATACGACACCATTTCCCTGTATACTGGTTTTTTCCATTCAATCAGTAGATCATCAGGAGCGAATTCTTTAATGCAGTTTTTCCTACCGACTGGTTTTCTACGAGCAAGTGTTATCACACTATCAACACAGCGTTTTTTCAGCTCGGCTAAATCGAAGTAACTACAAAAACCTTTATCACCAAGAAAGATATCACCAGCCTCAAAGGTGGACCACTGCTTACGGAACAATGGAAGTTCGTTACTCTTTTTATTACCGATGGCATAGCTGAGCATTGTTCCGGTTTGCAATGAAAAGTATGCGCATATTCGTGCTGAGGGGAAGCCGCATCCTGGTTTCTGGTTCGATGACTGTGGCCAAAGCTCTTGATTTTCTGCTGTATCCGCCATTGTAACACCTGTCCCATCAACAACAATTACCTGGCGATCATT of the Desulfosediminicola ganghwensis genome contains:
- a CDS encoding carboxymuconolactone decarboxylase family protein, giving the protein MTNAREIVQHFKKGMGTLTDAMPETIPAMAGFMGTAAKDGALTYREKELVAIGVALYTRCPECIAVHCQKALEAGCTREEILEAAGMAMVFGGGPVLGSSATLLLECLDEFAK
- a CDS encoding IscA/HesB family protein, whose product is MLNVSDLAVDKLHEYLQANNISSPLRVALLPGGCAGQTLGLALDDEKATDESFKKNEITFLVEKILLEQCGSITVDYVEAGAKSGFSISTTKPLPTTGGGCNSTSCGTGGCSC
- a CDS encoding IS4 family transposase — encoded protein: MPMLPGFHLPKRGRKPHSQQQKFARKITSLRQNSFKQIGEIFGQFIPTKLLKQDPSGKMSRRRLFTKENTFWSFLGQVLDADGGCREAVKKLQSYASNHGLRLPSSSTASYCCARKKLDENLLVEVFQHTAKWSGARRASHSLNDRQVIVVDGTGVTMADTAENQELWPQSSNQKPGCGFPSARICAYFSLQTGTMLSYAIGNKKSNELPLFRKQWSTFEAGDIFLGDKGFCSYFDLAELKKRCVDSVITLARRKPVGRKNCIKEFAPDDLLIEWKKPVYREMVSYSRKTWEDLPDKLVMRQIKVKVTQSGFRTKEFHIVTTLIDQDQYLKDEIAALYLKRWDVELFFRDIKTTMGFDILRCQSPEMIKKEILMYFIAYNCIRRIMLQATQLVDIDIRSISFKGSLQAIRSWEPRLGSSRLSTNERQNMLSDLSFVVARCKVFDRPGRSDPRCLKRRPKPYQLLNKPRSEMVEIQHRSRYEKKA